From Pagrus major chromosome 9, Pma_NU_1.0, the proteins below share one genomic window:
- the slc9a2 gene encoding sodium/hydrogen exchanger 2, whose product MDLHFFRRAGVLLLVFTLLRLLHGSRGEVPSRPTAGVTILPPIKPDDGPQAFPDAEKANLPVFTMDYPRIQIPFEITLWVLLASFAKIGFHVYHKITIWVPESCLLISIGLIVGGIMFSVHEEPPAVLSSNVFFLYMLPPIVLDSGYFMPTRPFFENIGTVLWFAVVGTLWNSIGIGMSLFAICQIEAFGVQDINLQENLLFATIISAVDPVAVLSVFEDVSVNEQLYIVVFGECLFNDAVTVVLYNMFNFVAEMPVVEPVDVFLGVARFFVVGLGGMGFGILFGFVAAFTTRFTSKVREIEPLFIFMYSYLAYLVAELFAISSIMAIVTCALTMKYYVEENVSQRSCTTIRHVVKMLGSISETLIFFFLGVVTITTEHEWNWGYILFTLLFAFIWRGLGVLVLTQIINPFRTIPFNMKDQFGLAYGGLRGAISFALAFTLPDNIGRKQLFVTATIAIILFTVFLQGISIRPLIEFINVRRTNRNLDTINVEVHCRLMEHTIAGIEDLCGQWSHFYWKDKFMKFNNRILRRILIRDSRAESSIVALYKKLELQNAMEILDTVSGDISAAPSIVSLYEEKKSAAKPKKKFKAADLKNMHDILSKNMYNIRQRTVAFRGKHAVPNDNQSREILIRRHASIRRSLRPGSFQTTVVPKSQKYFSLPAGKSLDSKFPPGRLSYTDEQETMSEVAYPSSRSRFQQPARSSSRAMMPLRRLDTLQEAPSVDTLDENTGRTGRGMSRTKSSSSDSRVPAPRRHLHPSADSDSGSVDNLKNGQHEVEEEEEGQQPVSPPPAWAAEPRDNAAQNPLLRRPQWNPKRM is encoded by the exons ATGGATTTACACTTTTTTAGACGAGCAGGAGTGTTACTccttgttttcactttgttaaGGCTTCTGCATGGCTCCAGAGGAGAGGTCCCATCCAGACCAACCGCCGGGGTCACGATTTTGCCCCCGATTAAGCCCGATGACGGCCCCCAGGCCTTTCCAGATGCGGAAAAGGCGAATTTACCAGTGTTTACAATGGATTACCCAAGAATACAGATCCCATTCGAAATCACTCTTTGGGTGCTGCTGGCTTCATTCGCAAAGATTG GTTTCCATGTGTACCACAAGATCACCATCTGGGTGCCAGAGTCGTGCCTTCTCATCAGCATTGGTCTGATTGTGGGTGGCATCATGTTCTCTGTCCATGAGGAGCCTCCTGCTGTGCTCTCCAGCAATGTCTTCTTCCTCTACATGCTGCCCCCCATCGTCCTGGACTCTGGCTACTTCATGCCCACCAGGCCTTTCTTTGAGAACATCGGCACG gtgttGTGGTTTGCAGTGGTGGGGACTCTGTGGAACAGCATCGGCATCGGCATGTCTCTGTTTGCCATATGCCAGATCGAGGCGTTTGGTGTGCAGGACATCAACCTGCAGGAGAACCTGCTGTTTGCCACCATCATCTCAGCTGTGGACCCTGTGGCCGTGCTGAGCGTGTTCGAGGACGTGTCTGTGAACGAGCAGCTCTACATCGTGGTGTTTGGGGAATGCCTCTTCAATGATGCTGTCACTGTG GTGCTGTACAACATGTTCAACTTTGTGGCGGAGATGCCGGTAGTGGAGCCGGTGGATGTGTTCCTGGGGGTTGCGAGGTTCTTCGTGGTCGGGCTCGGTGGGATGGGTTTCGGCATCCTGTTCGGCTTCGTGGCCGCCTTCACCACGAGATTCACCTCCAAGGTCCGAGAAATCGAGCCGCTCTTCATATTCATGTACAGCTACCTGGCCTATCTGGTGGCCGAGCTCTTCGCCATCTCGTCCATCATGGC cATCGTGACCTGCGCCCTCACCATGAAGTACTACGTGGAGGAAAATGTTTCCCAGCGTTCCTGCACAACCATCCGCCATGTGGTCAAGATGCTCGGCTCCATCTCCGAGAccctcatcttcttcttcctgggAGTGGTCACCATAACAACAGAGCACGAGTGGAACTGGGGCTACATCCTGTTCACACTGCTGTTTGCTTTTATATGGAGAGGTCTGG GTGTCTTGGTGCTGACTCAGATCATTAACCCTTTCCGCACCATCCCATTCAACATGAAAGATCAGTTTGGTCTGGCCTATGGCGGCCTGCGAGGTGCAATTTCATTCGCCCTGGCCTTCACTCTTCCTGATAACATTGGCCGCAAGCAGCTCTTCGTCACTGCCACCATTGCTATCATCCtcttcactgtctttcttcAG GGCATCAGCATTCGACCTTTGATTGAGTTCATCAACGTCCGCAGAACAAACCGCAATCTTGACACCATTAACGTAGAGGTTCACTGCAGG CTCATGGAGCACACCATAGCTGGCATAGAGGACCTCTGTGGACAGTGGAGCCACTTCTACTGGAAGGACAA ATTTATGAAGTTCAACAATCGAATCCTGCGGAGGATCCTGATCCGAGACAGCCGGGCAGAGTCTAGCATCGTGGCGCTGTACAAGAAGCTGGAGCTGCAGAATGCCATGGAGATCCTGGACACAGTGTCCGGAGACATCAGTGCTGCTCCATCCATCGTCTCTCTCTA tgaggaaaagaaaagcGCTGCTAAACCAAAGAAGAAGTTCAAGGCTGCTGACCTGAAGAACATGCATGACATCCTGTCCAAGAACATGTATAATATCAGGCAACGG acGGTGGCATTCAGAGGCAAGCATGCCGTTCCCAATGATAATCAATCAAGGGAGATACTGATCAGACGTCACGCCAGCATCCGTCGAAGCCTCCGACCTGGCAGCTTTCAGACAACG GTGGTGCCCAAATCTCAGAAGtatttctctcttcctgctggGAAAAGTCTGGATTCTAAGTTTCCTCCTGGGAGGCTGAGCTACACAG ATGAACAGGAAACAATGTCCGAGGTGGCGTACCCCTCCAGTCGCTCGCGGTTTCAGCAGCCTGCACgctcctcctccagagccaTGATGCCTCTGCGCAGGTTGGACACCCTACAAGAGGCGCCCTCTGTTGACACGCTGGATGAAAACACAGGCCGGACAGGACGTGGCATGTCCAGAACAAAGTCCTCCTCCAGTGATTCCCGCGTTCCTGCCCCTCGCCGTCACCTCCATCCCTCCGCTGACAGCGACAGCGGCTCAGtggataatttaaaaaatgggcaacatgaagtggaggaggaggaggaggggcagcAGCCTGTGTCTCCACCTCCAGCCTGGGCTGCTGAACCCAGAGACAACGCAGCACAAAACCCTCTGCTCAGACGACCTCAGTGGAACCCGAAGAGGATGTAA